A window of bacterium genomic DNA:
CCTCCTGGCCGGGACGCTTGTAGAACAGCTCGAGGATGGGCACGTCCAGCACCTGGCCCTCCGGCACGCCGAAGCGGGCGGTAAGGTCGGCGGCGGCGATGCTGCGCACCAGGACAGTCAAGGGCAGCATCTCCAGGCGGCGCACTTTCATCCGGTTCTCGCCCGTCATGCCCAGGAAGTGGTGGCCGATGTTGTAGCTCTCCAGGTAGCGGAAGACCGCCTCGGAGAAGCGGGCACAGAGGGCGCCCTTGCCCTTGAAGGGCGCCTTGAGACGCCCGTCGGGCAGCACGGCCTGATCGAGGAATTCGATCTCCAGGGTGCCGGGGCCGTCCTCGTGGAGTCGCTTCGTCCGATGTGTCACGCCGCTCTTGCCCACGCCGCCTCCCGTCCTTGGCTCCTTGCGCCGTGCGGACATGGCCGCTTCGCTGTCTTCATCGCCCCTGCCGGCCTGGATCCTCCGCCGCTTGCCCGTCCA
This region includes:
- a CDS encoding phosphoribosylaminoimidazolesuccinocarboxamide synthase, giving the protein MSARRKEPRTGGGVGKSGVTHRTKRLHEDGPGTLEIEFLDQAVLPDGRLKAPFKGKGALCARFSEAVFRYLESYNIGHHFLGMTGENRMKVRRLEMLPLTVLVRSIAAADLTARFGVPEGQVLDVPILELFYKRPGQEAVPVNPSHCQAFHLASEEELRCVDRLATKINAVLRSFFDRRDILLVDVELEFGRTQGGLLLGDEISPDTCRLWDRRTRRKYDSDCMRSGLAGAEAAYRDVLEKVLG